GGTGTCTGGGAGCTGCCTCACGCATCTGGTCTGCCAGATGCGTCCTGTGGATCCAGGATGGGGAGCAGCCCCCCTCAGGAGTATGGGGAGGGTCACTGTGGCAAGGGCTTCTCCAAAGTCAAGGCCCCTGGTGCCATGACCTGAGACACATAGTCAAGAGCACGGCTATCAGCAATTAAGATATTAATAAAAGGCAGACGAAGTCAGGAGGTCAGCAGCTTTACGGGCTTATCAGGAGGCCTGCCCTGCCTCTGGAAGCCAGCGACAGAGAGGGATGCCCCCGACCCAGCCAGCCGGAGAAAGGGATGGGGTGAACACGAAGATCTAAGCTGGGTCTGGGTGCAGGCTGGGCTGTAGGCCGCGAAGGCGGCCCGGCCGGGACTTCTTTCCAGTCCTCGGCGACCTCTTCGAATTCTCTGCTGTCTCTGGGGAGCCTCGGGTGGAAGGGGGTGTAAGAGACGCAGGGACGTGGGGAGAGGAGACAAGGCAAGCAAGAACCACAGGGGACGGCGGACAGACGGGCGGCATCCTCCGGAAGACGCCGTCAGTACCAGGAAGTGCAGGCGATGAGGAAGCGCACGTCGTCCAGCGGCCCCCAAGGGCTGGGCTCGGGCTCCGGATGGGGCTGAGGCCGGGGCTGTTCCGGGCCCTCCGGCGCcgcaggctgaggctgaggctggggctggggctggggctggggctggggctgcgcAGGCTCCGGGGCGCCGCGGCCGCCGCTTAGCTGAGCCCCCATGGTCTGCAAGAAAAGCCCTTTAGGTCTGGGTCGCCGGCACCCCCCGCTAGGGCCTCGCCCCAGCCCTGCGCTCACCTCGCACAGCCACACCCGCTGGTCTCCCGGAACCCACCTCAGCGTCGGGAGGAGCTGGCGCCGTGACGCCACCGCGCGCCGACCTCGCCCTCAGTGCGTTTGAGCGCAAAAGACCGACTCGACCCCGGGCTCCGGGGCGGGACTCCGCGAACGTCCCCGGCCAATCCCGCCCTAGCGCCTCTAGGCCCCGCCCCGCGCAGGGGGAGGGACTGCGCCCCAGAAGCCTCCAAGGCGCCCAGGCCGGGAGGACGCTGGGAACCCGCTGCCCCGCCCCAGGCCCACCCAGGCAAGGACCTGCAACCTCCATCCACTTTAGTCAAAGACTGCCCTGAAGCCAGATGCCCCAGAGCTCTTACGGGGCCCTCACCTGGCTCAGGGGAAAATCGGAACAGACTTTCAAGGCCAGAGAAGATGGGGCAGAAGTCCGGTGAAAACTGTGAGAACTAgatcgggcgcggtggctcatgcctgtaatcccaacactttgggaggccgaggcggtgggtcactttgagctcaggagtatcagaccagcctgggcaacatagtgagacttcatttctacaaaaaaacaaaaacaaaacaaaacaaacaaaaaaaccaaaaacaaaaaacaaggcgggaggatcgcttgagccatcATTGCATCACAACACTCCTGCCTGAATGACAGGCAGAGactacctcaaaaagaaaaaaggagaactGTAGTGGACAGAGTTTCTTGCCCCAGGATGAAACCTCCAATCTTGATGGTGGTGGAAAAGGGAATGGTGTGTGTGGAGGTAGTGAACTAGATTGGGTGTGTGTTGTGTCCATCCCACCCTATCTTCCCAgaatgctggaacaactggagaGTGTGGGGATTGTACACAGGCTGAGGGCCCCAAACATCACATTCAGAATGGCCTGGAGGGAACTGCACTTTAATGGGGTGGCACAGGACAGCAGAACCCTCAGCCAGTAGCCACAGGGCCTGCCAGCTAGCACAACAGAGCAGGTTTCTGCAGTAATGATAGATCCAGGAGATAAGCACAGGTGGAAAAGGGTTGGGTGCCCAGCCACTCAGTCCCAGTGAGCTCTCTGCCACCTCCCTGCCAGCATCCGGTGCAGATTGGGCGGAGTGCAAAGAAGGTGCCATAGTCCAGAGCCAGGAGCCCATGGAACAACTTGGAAGGTGACTCAGGTGAggctgaagagaaaggaaagctcACGGTCAGTAGCTGTTTCACAGAACCCACCTCACTCTCAAggtgcctgcctcagccctcacCCCCAGACCAGCTCTGAAAAGCTGCTCAAGCAGCTACTGGTCTAGTATCCTAGCCCTGAAAAGCCACAAAGACGAGGATtagcagttgctcaataaatatgttttgaatatcatggtgaattgaaaaaaaaaaaatgtgctggcTCTATCTACTCAGCAGTGTGCAGATATGCTCTCACACTCGAGAAGCTATCAGAACAAACTGGTAGGCTCTCATTCTAGATGACATCTTTTCCCCATACTCTAAAAATGCAAGTTAACCCCCAACCctgagcagaaggaaggagagaccCCAGGTACCTATCAATGAGGGAATCCCGCATGCTGGTGGCAATGGTGCTAGGCTGGGCTTCATTCAGCTTGAAGACACTCTCCACCACTGACAGCTCTGTGCTGGTTGTGTCCAGGCCACAGAAGGCACACCAGTCATTCACCACCATCCCAGCAGCAATCACCTCACTGCCTCGGTTCACAGTCCCCGCCTGCCAAGGGATGGGCTCAATGTGAGTCACGGCACCAAAGTCTCTCCCTCCTCAATGAGGACTCTCCCCATACCCTGCTCCTCCCTGACCTGCAGCCCCAGTCTCAAACTGCAGCAGGTAATGACCCAGACTCCCAAACACTGGGTGAAAGGATCTGCCTCAGCAGGAGGCGGGGTTCAGAGGACAGGAATGCTTACCACAAGGGGGACCTGAAGAAGAGAGGACAGCTCATCCTGGTCTTCGATTGAAGTCTTGGGATGCACCAGCCCTCCCTGATTGCTGAAGACACAGTAACTTCCTACTAGCACCTGGTCGGCCACTGTCTGTCTGAAGACTTCCACCTTGAGCACATCTGCCAGAATTTCTTCTGTCTCCTATCAGTCAAAGGTATTGTGTTCAGGGCCCACTTACAGCCCCAGAACCAGGGTTCTCCATGCCCAGAAGCACCCTGGCCTTGGCTCCCTGAGCCCCTTATTTCTCCTATGTACCTCATATGAAAGCCTCACCCAGAGAAAGGAGGAAGTACAGCTTAGAGCAGAGTCAAAGCCAGCTGTGAAGCCCCTAAAATTCATGCATGCCCTGAACAGCTGGAGGCTGGTCTCGATGTCACTGTTTTCCCCTCTCACCCACACTCAGAAGTTCAACAGTCGATCACCTATCCTGGCCCAGGCTGCAGGACTGAATGGTTCAATCCTGAAGGATTCATACCCTCCCCAGCTTCTTTCTGACACTTGGTAAGGCCTCTGTTATCACTATTCCAATGAATACCTGAAACTCAAGGGCCCATACAGAAAAACCACAGGAGAGACCCCTAATTCTTGCCTGTTAGGAAAGAACAGTGGCTAACCACTGACAGGGATGGCCCTGTGACTCTTGGGGCAAGTTGGGCTGCCTCACCCTGTCCAAGTCTGGGTGGACCAAGGCCACGTAGTCATTGCAGGTGGTGACATTGCCCAAGGCTGAGAGCCGCTCCTCCACCCGCCGAATTTGCACTGTATCTGGGAGGCTGTTGCGAATGTGTTGCAGCTCCTGGTCAGTGGTATTGTTGGGCACCAGGAGACCATGCCTGTTCCCTGGAGAAACCCAAATTAGAGGGTGAGACAAAGGTGAACCATGAATACACAAGATGCCTGCTGAGCCCTAGCGGCTGAGGATaccacccagcccagcccaatCAGCTTTCCCAGGAAAGCTTTAGGCCCAGAGCCCAGCCCTCCAACCCACTGATCTGGACAACACCCAGGGCAGGCCAGAGACCACCCAGGAATCTCAATAAATCCCGCCTACTTCACCATCATCAACTGGAGGGGAGTTGAACTAACAGGAAGAGCTCCTGGCATTACTTGTATATTTTGCTACTTAAAAACTGAGCTAATGCTACACACATAGCAGAATGgctagattattattattttgttgagacagtctcactctgtcacccgggctggatacagtggtgcgatctcggctcaccgcaacttccgcatcctgggttcaggtgattctcttgcttcagcctcctgaatagttggaattacaagtgcatgccaccacacctggctacttttttgtgtttttgtagagacgaggtttcactatgttagccaggctggtctcaaactcctaccctcaggtgatccgcccacctcgacctcccaaagtgctaggattacagatgtgagccaccgcccccaaccagaatgactaaaatttttaCAAGTCATCAAttccaagtgttggcaaagatataTGGAGCAACTGAACTCTCATACTGAGACAGGAGTGTAAGTTCGTCAACCACTTCAGATAATTATCTGGCATCACCTGCAACTACTACTAGTCACATAACCTGTGACTCTGCCATGCCACTCTTAGGTATAATATACCCAGTAGAAATATGTAGATGCGTTCACTAAAAAAACATagcagcacctttttttttttttttgagatggaatctcgctctgcaccaggctggagtgcagtggcgcgatcttggctcactgcaagttctgcctcccaggttcatgtcattctcctgcctcagcctcctgagtagctaggactacaggcacccgccaccacacccggctaatttttttgtatttttagtacagacagggtttcactgtgttagccaggatagtctcaatctcctgacctcatgatccgctggccttggcctcccaaagtgttgggattacaggcgtgagccaccgcgcccggccattagcactattcctaatagacCAAAGTGAAAACTGCCCAAATGCACTGTCAATGGAATGGATGAATACGCTGTGATATACTTACACAAAACACACCACACAGCAACAAGAATGAACAATCTACAAATATACACCAATGAATTTCTGAATTTCAGGTCACTCCCATCATAAAATACACAAGGACTAAGCTAAAATCTCCCTTGTTGTCAGAACTTGCTTCAAGTCCTAAGGTCATGGTTAGAGATCAGAGTACTTTAactgaataggaaaaaataggaaaatacttTGAGGTCACTAAGcttaaatttttttggttttttttttttttgagacagagtttcgctcgtattgcccaggctgaaatgcaatggcacaatctcggctcaccacaacctgcacctcccgagttcaagcaattctcccgcctcagcctcccaagtagctaggattacaggtatgcaccaccacacccagctattttttgtatttttagtagagatggggtttctccatgttggtcaggttggtctcaaactgctgacctcaggtgatccacctgcctcggcctcccaaacggccttaagatttttaaaaattaaagtaaaagtaaaaaaaaataaataaacagacttCTAAAAGTGACCTCAATGAGCAGAATTAAGAAACAACAGGCAGCAGTAATGGAAGACAGATCCAGCTTAAAGAAAGgaccagctgggcgcggtggcgcatgcctgtaatcccagcactttgggaggccgaggtgggaggatcacctgaggtcaggagttcaagatcagcctggccaacatggtgaaactctatctctactaaaaacacaaaaaaattagccaggtgtggtggggtgcgcctgtaatcccagttacttaggaggctgaggcaggagaatcacttgaacggagtgttgcagtgagccaagatcgtgccattgcactccagcccgggcaacaagagtgaaaaccccgtctcaaaaaaataataataaaaagagaggaCCAACGACCAGAATTAACAGTGCTGACAGGTAGGAAGGTAGGGTAGAGATGTGGTAAAGGGAATTTAAGATTTCAACAAAACTGAGCAGGATGACCGCAAATCTTAGCTAATCTTTAGAGAGACAGAAATGAATGCTTACAAAGAGAAAGCACCTTGCTCACAGTCAGTGACAGGGAGAGATGAGATACAAATCCtcggctgggtacagtggctctcgcctgtaatccctacactttaaGAGACCAAggtaagaagatcacttgagcccaggaggtcaaggccaggctgggcaacacagggaggccacgtctctactaaaaatctaaaaaattagccaggtgtggcagcacgtgcctgtggccctagctacttggtaggctgagttgggaggatcacttgagcctagatcttgccactgcactccagcctgggcgaaagagcaaaaatcttgtctaaaaaaaaaaaaaaaaaaaaaagataaaaatcctcCTCCACACTAAGAACTAGGTGTGGAATTTAGTGAGTCACTTAGGAcaagtctcagcttcctcatcagtCAAGCTAGGCCAGTAATTCCTACCTTTCAGTGTCTTTGTGAAGAAGGAATGAGAACAGGAGTGAAAGCACTTTAcgttgttattactattatccaGCAGCCTTTGCTAGAAGGTTGCCCCCCATCTCCTGACACTTGGCCTGAGAGATTCTACAGTGCCCAGAGATAATAGAGAATACCCTGGGAATCCCTAGGTCACTCCGAGTTCCCTCCGGGGGTGTAATTAATGGTGCTTGGAGACCACTCCCTCCCTTGGCGTCCTCCACCTGCCTTACCCACACACATGCGCCCGATGATGCGGCAGCCGGCGATAGACGCGTGCACCACGGGGATGGTATCGGAGAGCTCGCCCTCGAACACACTGTAGGGACATGGACTCGATGGTCGCGGGACAGAGGGGCCGACACCCTCACCCTGCCGGAGCTCTTGACTCCTGCGCACCCTTCCCCGCCACCGCGAGCCCTGGGGCTCCCGCCGCACCTGTAAAAGTTCTCTGAACCTCCAATCGCCACCAGACAGTAGGTGTTGGTGAGCTTGGCAAAGCAGCCGATCTCACAGTTGTTCTCGAAAGACGCTCGGACCGCCATGAGGCCTAGGGGCGGCGGagccgggagttcaaggccagcggATCGTTTCCCAAGTATCCCGGCCTCCGCCCCTCAGGCCCCGCCGCGAccccgcccctctcggcctcccggCCCCTCCGCCCTCGGGTCCCGCCCACTGGGCCCCCACCAGACCCTCCGGCCCTGAATCCTCCGGCCCCACCCCTCCCGACCCAGGACCGGAGCTGACCCTCCCAGACTCCCTCACACCAGCTCACCAACTATCCACAAGCTCCGCACGCGGCGACTGTACCTTGGACTCTCTAAAAAGGTTTCCGTTTCCACTTCCGCCCAGGGAGACTTCCGGGAGAGCCTGGCACGCCCCGCCACGCATCCAGCCCCTCTACCTTCGGCCTCCGGGGGACTCTATGGTCGCGAGAAGTCTGGGCGCGACCCCGCCTGGCCCCATCCCCAGCCTGCTCgcgctcattcattcattattcattcagaAGCTTTTTAGGAGCTGTCATCGACCTAGACCTCCGGCTGGTCGGATGTGAGGCATGAGGgagaggaggggccaggagtgTCTCGCAGAAGAAGGGTTGATGATGGAGGTATTGATCGAAATGAAGCCGGAGGAAGGGCAGGTTTGGGGAAAGTG
This is a stretch of genomic DNA from Papio anubis isolate 15944 chromosome 16, Panubis1.0, whole genome shotgun sequence. It encodes these proteins:
- the MMP24OS gene encoding protein MMP24OS isoform X1, coding for MEVAGPCLGGPGAGQRVPSVLPAWAPWRLLGRSPSPCAGRGLEALGRDWPGTFAESRPGARGRVGLLRSNALRARSARGGVTAPAPPDAETMGAQLSGGRGAPEPAQPQPQPQPQPQPQPQPAAPEGPEQPRPQPHPEPEPSPWGPLDDVRFLIACTSWY
- the MMP24OS gene encoding protein MMP24OS isoform X2, which codes for MGAQLSGGRGAPEPAQPQPQPQPQPQPQPQPAAPEGPEQPRPQPHPEPEPSPWGPLDDVRFLIACTSWY
- the EIF6 gene encoding eukaryotic translation initiation factor 6 isoform X1, which codes for MAVRASFENNCEIGCFAKLTNTYCLVAIGGSENFYSVFEGELSDTIPVVHASIAGCRIIGRMCVGNRHGLLVPNNTTDQELQHIRNSLPDTVQIRRVEERLSALGNVTTCNDYVALVHPDLDRETEEILADVLKVEVFRQTVADQVLVGSYCVFSNQGGLVHPKTSIEDQDELSSLLQVPLVPHLSHLPSCSMGSWLWTMAPSLHSAQSAPDAGREVAESSLGLSGWAPNPFPPVLISWIYHYCRNLLCCASWQALWLLAEGSAVLCHPIKVQFPPGHSECDVWGPQPVYNPHTLQLFQHSGKIGWDGHNTHPI
- the EIF6 gene encoding eukaryotic translation initiation factor 6 isoform X2, which translates into the protein MAVRASFENNCEIGCFAKLTNTYCLVAIGGSENFYSVFEGELSDTIPVVHASIAGCRIIGRMCVGNRHGLLVPNNTTDQELQHIRNSLPDTVQIRRVEERLSALGNVTTCNDYVALVHPDLDRETEEILADVLKVEVFRQTVADQVLVGSYCVFSNQGGLVHPKTSIEDQDELSSLLQVPLVAGTVNRGSEVIAAGMVVNDWCAFCGLDTTSTELSVVESVFKLNEAQPSTIATSMRDSLIDSLT